ACTAATGGCATTACATGAAGGTGACCCAGACGCAGAGCATTACACGGACCGCCAGCTAAGAACATAGGAAACTGCTAAACCCCCCATCATTCACCTGTAAAAGAACCCGACATTAACCCTACATACCCCATAGATTACACCACTGACAGGTCTGCTAATAGAACAGCTCTAACGTCATCCTACCACATGCTTATAACCACTGCCACCTAAGGAGAtggcaaactagacagtgaacagTCTACTAAACTAGACATTTAAAGGGGGACTAAATCTAAGCCCCCAACTTATACAAGGTGAAGAGCTGCGGATATAGAGCCCTGTGTGAATGGTAACGGTTTCTGGAGATAGGAGATAAAGTAGtactcatgggggggggggtgcagacatTTTTCTGGACCTCCTTTTAGTAATTCtattgactgataacagagaatagtCGTATTGGAAATAGAGTACATGAGGGAAGTGAAAATGTTGACGTCACCAGCAGATACATATGAACTCATTATATATGCAGGCATGTAAATCTGTCATTGACATACTGCACAGCCAGGGTTCCCTGCAGCAGCTagtcataggaatgaatggagacaGTACCTCACAGCCATAGAGCtcgctgagctgctccacaatccACTCTTCCAGCACCAGCCGCTTCCTCAGCTCCTTCCTGTCGTATTTCACGGTCACTTTTCCCTGCTGTTGTCTCCTCTGCTGCTGCTGTTTGTGCTGCTGAGCCGACACCTGCGGGGTGTCTTCCCGGGCACCGGGGGCGGCTATAGGGGTCTGAAAGAACACCCTGCCCCCGGCTGCAGCAGGGCTGGGCTCCGTGCCACTCACTGCCGACATCTTCCTGAGTAAAGCCGGGTACGCCGGGATGCGAGGACCGCGCAGTGATCCAGAGACCCCGCAGGACGTGTGTGTGCTCCGATGTGTGGTGATCCTGCAGCGCTCTCCTACTTCATCACCACAGTCCGTGTATTATTCCGCCCGCTCTATATAATGCACCGCGCGGCTTCTCGTCTGTATATTCCCTCTGTCATCCGCCGTCTGCTCACCTCGCACCTGCACTCCCTCCTCCCGCACATCGCCTGCTTCTGGTTCGCTGTTATGTCAAGGGGAGGGTCTTACTTTCCAAAAAAATATCAACTGGggaggagactgcgacctgaagacGTATTTATCCGCTACCCGGCCCCGTGATGCAAGGGGTATATTATAAACTGTATAATAGCTATAGGTGTCTGGTACTGTTACGACGTGACTAGTAATGAACTTTCCTATAGGCCTAATGCTGgttacctgtgtgtgtgtgtgagccacACTGTGCTAGTCAGGGTCCCCATAAATATCAGTCATACTACCCATATAAGTGCCGGCCAAACCATAACCAGTCCACGCTTCGTCACTGATCTGCTGGAAGATCCAAGAATAGTGGAAACTAATACAAGGTCGGGCTGTTCTTCACCTCAGCTGTGGACAAAGCAGTAGAACTGGTACCATTTCATGTGGACTGatcaaaaatggtgctgatccaaCCGAATATGCCACATAATGAACACACTTCTGTACACTGGATAAATGAGTACACCCCCTCTGGACGTAAACATATACACCAGAGTTTCCCAAgtttctcagggcacccctaccaaaaattgtttgcaaaacgaaaaaaaaaaaatggctaaaaacaagcactccactcttagggtatgttcacacagtgtttttttgtaaggcagaaaataaaaatcggcctcaaaattcctttaggtattgtgaggcagattttgaattgacagcgtttgacttattttttttgctgagttttttgcccacagttttttttaagccattgaagcgaatgcaaaaaccgcagacaaaaaaagcaccaaacgggtgccacaggttttttctgcctcctattaatttcaatggtaggtcagaggcggaaaccactcgaagaccatcagccccccactcacagtaatgaccatcagccccccacacacagtaaaatgaccatcagccccccactcacagtaatgaccatcagccccccactcacagtaatgaccatcagccccccactcacagtaatgaccatcagccccccactcacagtaatgaccatcagccccccactcacagtaatgaccatcagccccccactcacagtaatgaccatcagcccccaactcacagtaatgaccatcagccccccactcacagtaatgaccatcagccccccactcacagtaatgaccatcagctcaccactcacagtaatgaccatcagccccccactcacagtaatgaccatcagccccccacacacagtaaaatgaccatcagccccccactcacagtaatgaccatcagccccccactcacagtaatgaccatcagccccccactcacagtaatgaccatcagccccccactcacagtaatgaccatcagccccccactcacagtaatgaccatcagccccccactcacagtaatgaccatcagccccccactcacagtaatgaccatcagccccccactcacagtaatgaccatcagccccccactcacagtaatgaccatcagccccccactcacagtaatgaccatcagccccccactcacagtaatgaccatcagctcaccactcacagtaatgaccatcagccccccactcacagtaatgaccatcagccccccacacacagtaaaatgaccatcagccccccactcacagtaatgaccatcagccccccactcacagtaatgaccatcagccccccactcacagtaatgaccatcagccccccactcacagtaatgaccatcagccccccactcacagtaatgaccatcagccccccactcacagtaatgaccatcagccccccactcacagtaatgaccatcagccccccactcacagtaatgaccatcagccccccactcacagtaatgaccatcagctcaccactcacagtaatgaccatcagccccccactcacagtaatgaccatcagccccccacacacagtaaaatgaccatcagccccccactcacagtaatgaccatcagccccccactcacagtaatgaccatcagccccccactcacagtaatgaccatcagccccccactcacagtaatgaccatcagccccccactcacagtaatgaccatcagccccccactcacagtaatgaccatcagccccccactcacagtaatgaccatcagctccccactcacagtaatgaccatcagccccccactcacagtaatgaccatcagccccccactcacagtaatgaccatcagctccccactcacagtaatgaccatcagccccccactcacagtaatgaccatcagccccccactcacagtaatgaccatcagccccccactcacagtaatgaccatcagccccccactcacagtaatgaccatcagccccccactcacagtaatgaccatcagccccccactcacagtaatgaccatcagccccccactcacagtaatgaccatcagccccccactcacagtaatgaccatcagccccccactcacagtaatgaccatcagccccccactcacagtaatgaccatcagccccccactcacagtaatgaccatcagccccccactcacagtaatgaccatcagccccccactcacagtaatgaccatcagccccccactcacagtaatgaccatcagctcaccactcacagtaatgaccatcagccccccactcacagtaatgaccatcagccccccactcacagtaatgaccatcagccccccactcacagtaatgaccatcagccccccactcacagtaatgaccatcagccccccactcacagtaatgaccatcagccccccactcacagtaatgaccatcagccccccactcacagtaatgaccatcagccccccactcacagtaatgaccatcagccccccactcacagtaatgaccatcagccccccactcacagtaatgaccatcagccccccactcacagtaatgaccatcagctcaccactcacagtaatgaccatcagccccccactcacagtaatgaccatcagccccccacacacagtaatgaccatcagccccccactcacagtaatgaccatcagccccccactcacagtaatgaccatcagccccccactcacagtaatgaccatcagccccccactcacagtaatgaccatcagccccccactcacagtaatgaccatcagccccccactcacagtaatgaccatcagctcaccactcacagtaatgaccatcagccccccactcacagtaatgaccatcagccccccactcacagtaatgaccatcagccccccactcacagtaatgaccatcagccccccactcacagtaatgaccatcagccccccactcacagtaatgaccatcagccccccactcacagtaatgaccatcagccccccactcacagtaatgaccatcagccccccactcacagtaatgaccatcagccccccactcacagtaatgaccatcagccccccactcacagtaatgaccatcagctcaccactcacagtaatgaccatcagccccccactcacagtaatgaccatcagccccccacaaacagtaatgaccatcagccccccactcacagtaatgaccatcagccccccactcacagtaatgaccatcagccccccactcacagtaatgaccatcagccccccactcacagtaatgaccatcagccccccactcacagtaatgaccatcagccccccactcacagtaatgaccatcagccccccactcacagtaatgaccatcagccccccactcacagtaatgaccatcagccccccactcacagtaatgaccatcagccccccactcacagtaatgaccatcagctccccactcacagtaatgaccatcagccccccactcacagtaatgaccatcagccccccactcacagtaatgaccatcagccccccactcacagtaatgaccatcagccccccactcacagtaatgaccatcagccccccactcacagtaatgaccatcagctccccactcacagtaatgaccatcagccccccactcacagtaatgaccatcagccccccactcacagtaatgaccatcagccccccactcacagtaatgaccatcagccccccactcacagtaatgaccatcagccccccactcacagtaatgaccatcagccccccactcacagtaatgaccatcagccccccactcacagtaatgaccatcagccccccactcacagtaatgaccatcagccccccactcacagtaatgaccatcagccccccactcacagtaatgaccatcagccccccactcacagtaaagaccatcagccccccactcacagtaatgaccatcagccccccactcacagtaatgaccatcagccccccactcacagtaatgaccatcagctcaccactcacagtaatgaccatcagccccccactcacagtaatgaccatcagccccccacacacagtaaaatgaccatcagccccccactcacagtaatgaccatcagccccccactcacagtaatgaccatcagccccccactcacagtaatgaccatcagccccccactcacagtaatgaccatcagccccccactcacagtaatgaccatcagccccccactcacagtaatgaccatcagccccccactcacagtaatgaccatcagccccccactcacagtaatgaccatcagccccccactcacagtaatgaccatcagctcaccactcacagtaatgaccatcagccccccactcacagtaatgaccatcagccccccacacacagtaaaatgaccatcagccccccactcacagtaatgaccatcagccccccactcacagtaatgaccatcagccccccactcacagtaatgaccatcagccccccactcacagtaatgaccatcagccccccactcacagtaatgaccatcagccccccactcacagtaatgaccatcagccccccactcacagtaatgaccatcagccccccactcacagtaatgaccatcagccccccactcacagtaatgaccatcagccccccactcacagtaatgaccatcagcccccactcacagtaatgaccatcagctcaccactcacagtaatgaccatcagccccccactcacagtaatgaccatcagccccccactcacagtaatgaccatcagccccccactcacagtaatgaccatcagccccccactcacagtaatgaccatcagccccccactcacagtaatgaccatcagccccccactcacagtaatgaccatcagccccccactcacagtaatgaccatcagccccccactcacagtaatgaccatcagccccccactcacagtaatgaccatctgccccccactcacagtaatgaccatcagccccccactcacagtaatgaccatcagccccccactcacagtaaaatgaccatcagccccccactcacagtaatgaccatcagctccccactcacagtaaaatgaccatcagccccccactcacagtaaaatgaccatcagccccccactcacagtaaaatgaccatcagccccccactcacagtaaaatgaccatcagccccccactcacagtaatgaccatcagccccccactcacagtaaaatgaccaacagccccccactcacagtaaaatgaccatcagcccccaactcacagtaatgaccatcagcccccaactcacagtaatgaccatcagccccccactcacagtaatgaccatcagccccccactcacagtaaaatgaccatcagcccccaactcacagtaaaataaccatcagccccccactcacagtaatgaccttcagccccccactcacagtaatgaccatcagccccccactcacagtaatgaccatcagccccccactcacagtaaaatgaccatcagccccccactcacagtaaaaggaccatcagccccccactcacagtaatgaccatcagccccccactcacagtaaaacaaccatcagcccccccactcacagtaaaatgaccatcagcccccactcacagtaatgaccatcagccccccactcacactaatgaccatcagccccccactcacagtaaaatgaccatcagcccccccactcacagtaaaaggaccatcagccccccactcacagtaatgaccatcagccccccactcacagtaaaacaaccatcagccccccactcacagtaaaatgaccatcagccccccactcacagtaatgaccatcagccccccactcacagtaatcaccatcagctcaccactcacagtaatgaccatcagccccccactcacagtaaaatgaccatcagccccccactcacagtaatgaccatcagccccccactcacagtaatgaccatcagccccccactcacagtaaaatgaccatcagcccccaactcacagtaaaataaccatcagccccccactcacagtaatgaccttcagccccccactcacagtaatgaccatcagtcccccactcacagtaatgaccatcagccccccactcacagtaaaatgaccattagccccccactcacagtaaaaggaccatcagccccccactcacagtaatgaccatcagccccccactcacagtaaaacaaccatcagccccccactcacagtaaaatgaccatcagccccccactcacagtaatgaccatcagccccccactcacactaatgaccatcagccccccactcacagtaaaatgaccatcagccccccactcacagtaaaaggaccatcagccccccactcacagtaatgaccatcagccccccactcacagtaaaacaaccatcagccccccactcacagtaaaatgaccatcagccccccactcacagtaatgaccatcagccccccactcacagtaatgaccatcagctcaccactcacagtaatgaccatcagccccccactcacagtaaaatgaccatcagccccccactcacagtaatgaccatcagctccccactcacagtaaaatgaccatcagccccccactcacagtaaaatgaccatcagccccccactcacagtaaaatgaccatcagccccccactcacagtaaaatgaccatcagccccccactcacagtaatgaccatcagccccccactcacagtaaaatgaccaacagccccccactcacagtaaaatgaccatcagcccccaactcacagtaatgaccatcagcccccaactcacagtaatgaacatcagccccccactcacagtaatgaccatcagccccccactcacagtaaaatgaccatcagccccccactcacagtaaaataaccatcagccccccactcacagtaatgaccttcagcccccactcacagtaatgaccatcagccccccactcacagtaatgaccatcagccccccactcacagtaaaatgaccatcagccccccactcacagtaaaaggaccatcagccccccactcacagtaatgaccatcagccccccactcacagtaaaacaaccatcagccccccactcacagtaaaatgaccatcagccccccactcacagtaaaatgaccatgggcccccactcacagtaaaatgaccatgggcccccactcacagtaaaatgaccatcagctccccactcacagtaaaatgaccatgggcccccactcacagtaaaatgaccatcagctccccactcacattaatgaccatcagccccccactcacagtaatgaccatcagccccccactcacagtaatgaccatcagccccccactcacagtaatgaccatcagctcaccactcacagtaatgaccatcagctccccactcacagtaaaattaccatcagtcccccactcacagtaaaatgaccatcagccccccactcacagttaaatgaccatcagccccccactcacagtaaaatgaccatcagccccccactcacagtaatgaccatcagccccccactcacagtaaaatgaccaacagccccccactcacagtaaaatgaccatcagcccccaactcacagtaatgaccatcagctcaccactcacagtaatgaccatcagccccccactcacagtaaaatgaccaacagccccccactcacagtaaaatgaccatcagcccccaactcacagtaatgaccatcagccccccactcacagtaatgaccatcagccccccactcacagtaatgaccatcagctcaccactcacagtaatgaccatcagccccccactcacagtaatgaccatcagccccccacacacagtaatgaccatcagccccccactcacagtaatgaccatcagccccccactcacagtaatgaccatcagccccccactcacagtaatgaccatcagccccccactcacagtaatgaccatcagccccccactcacagtaatgaccatcagccccccactcacagtaatgaccatcagccccccactcacagtaatgaccatcagccccccactcacagtaatgaccatcagccccccactcacagtaatgaccatcagccccccactcacagtaatgaccatcagctccccactcacagtaatgaccatcagccccccactcacagtaatgaccatcagccccccactcacagtaatgaccatcagccccccactcacagtaatgaccatcagccccccactcacagtaatgaccatcagccccccactcacagtaatgaccatcagccccccactcacagtaatgaccatcagctccccactcacagtaatgaccatcagccccccactcacagtaatgaccatcagccccccactcacagtaatgaccatcagccccccactcacagtaatgaccatcagccccccactcacagtaatgaccatcagccccccactcacagtaatgaccatcagccccccactcacagtaatgaccatcagccccccactcacagtaatgaccatcagccccccactcacagtaatgaccatcagccccccactcacagtaaagaccatcagccccccactcacagtaatgaccatcagccccccactcacagtaatgaccatcagccccccactcacagtaatgaccatcagctcaccactcacagtaatgaccatcagccccccactcacagtaatgaccatcagccccccacacacagtaaaatgaccatcagccccccactcacagtaatgaccatcagccccccactcacagtaatgaccatcagccccccactcacagtaatgaccatcagccccccactcacagtaatgaccatcagccccccactcacagtaatgaccatcagccccccactcacagtaatgaccatcagccccccactcacagtaatgaccatcagccccccacacacagtaaaatgaccatcagccccccactcacagtaatgaccatcagccccccactcacagtaatgaccatcagccccccactcacagtaatgaccatcagccccccactcacagtaatgaccatcagccccccactcacagtaatgaccatcagcccgccactcacagtaatgaccatcagccccccactcacagtaatgaccatcagccccccactcacagtaatgaccatcagccccccactcacagtaatgaccatcagccccccactcacagtaatgaccatcagccccccactcacagtaatgaccatcagccccccactcacagtaatgaccatcagccccccactcacagtaatgaccatcagccccccactcacagtaatgaccatcagccccccactcacagtaatgaccatcagccccccactcacagtaatgaccatcagccccccactcacagtaatgaccatcagccccccactcacagtaatgaccatcagccccccactcacagtaatgaccatcagccccccactcacagtaatgaccatcagctcaccactcacagtaatgaccatcagccccccactcacagtaatgaccatcagccccccactcacagtaatgaccatcagccccccactcacagtaatgaccatcagccccccactcacagtaatgaccatcagccccccactcacagtaatgaccatcagccccccactcacagtaatgaccatcagccccccactcacagtaatgaccatctgccccccactcacagtaatgaccatcagccccccactcacagtaatgaccatcagccccccactcacagtaaaatgaccatcagccccccactcacagtaatgaccatcagctccccactcacagtaaaatgaccatcagccccccactcacagtaaaatgaccatcagccccccactcacagtaaaatgaccatcagccccccactcacagtaaaatgaccatcagccccccactcacagtaatgaccatcagccccccactcacagtaaaatgaccaacagccccccactcacagtaaaatgaccatcagcccccaactcacagtaatgaccatcagcccccaactcacagtaatgaccatcagccccccactcacagtaatgaccatcagccccccactcacagtaaaatgaccatcagcccccaactcacagtaaaataaccatcagccccccactcacagtaatgaccttcagccccccactcacagtaatgaccatcagccccccactcacagtaatgaccatcagccccccactcacagtaaaatgaccatcagccccccactcacagtaaaaggaccatcagccccccactcacagtaatgaccatcagccccccactcacagtaaaacaaccatcagcccccccactcacagtaaaatgaccatcagccccccactcacagtattgaccatcagccccccactcacactaatgaccatcagccccccactcacagtaaaatgaccatcagcccccccactcacagtaaaaggaccatcagccccccactcacagtaatgaccatcagccccccactcacagtaaaacaaccatcagccccccactcacagtaaaatgaccatcagccccccactcacagtaa
This genomic stretch from Rhinoderma darwinii isolate aRhiDar2 chromosome 4, aRhiDar2.hap1, whole genome shotgun sequence harbors:
- the PPP1R14C gene encoding protein phosphatase 1 regulatory subunit 14C; this encodes MSAVSGTEPSPAAAGGRVFFQTPIAAPGAREDTPQVSAQQHKQQQQRRQQQGKVTVKYDRKELRKRLVLEEWIVEQLSELYGCEEEEMPEVEIDIDDLLDAASEEERVVKLQESLVDCYKPTEEFINQLLSRIRGMRKLSPPQKKDI